One segment of Solanum lycopersicum chromosome 1, SLM_r2.1 DNA contains the following:
- the LOC138339357 gene encoding COP9 signalosome complex subunit 1-like — MEPDEDLGLIAEEIYANGDENKQRHRPIISGEQLDIEAYAALYSGRTKIMRLLFIADRCGNASMQLEALRMAYDEIKKGENTQLFREVVQKIDGRLGTNYGPDPAWADSVDRRADLRKEKLESELNAYRTNLIKESIRMGYNDFGDFYYAHGQLGEAFKNYVRTRDYCTTAKHIIHMCLNAILVSIEMGQFTHVTSYVSKAEQSQDALDAITVAKLRCAAGLAHLEAKKYKLAARKFLEVGPELGNNYTEVIAPQDVATYGGLCALASFDRAELKSKVIDNINFRNFLELVPEIRELIHDFYTSHYASCLEYLGNLKANLLLDIHLHDHVETLYDQIRSKALIQYTHPFVSVDLNMMANAFKTSVAGLEKELESLITDNQIQARIDSHNKILYARHADQRNATFQKVLQTGKEFDRDVRSMLLRANLLKHDYIARTSRKH, encoded by the coding sequence ATGGAGCCTGACGAGGATTTAGGGCTAATAGCCGAAGAGATCTACGCCAACGGCGATGAGAACAAGCAGCGTCATCGGCCGATTATCAGCGGCGAGCAGCTCGATATTGAGGCGTACGCCGCCTTGTACAGTGGCCGGACAAAAATCATGAGGCTTCTCTTCATAGCCGATCGATGTGGCAATGCTTCAATGCAATTGGAGGCTTTGAGAATGGCCTATGATGAGATTAAGAAAGGGGAAAACACACAATTGTTCCGTGAGGTTGTGCAGAAAATCGATGGACGTTTGGGCACTAATTATGGGCCAGACCCTGCTTGGGCTGACTCTGTGGATCGCCGGGCTGATCTGAGGAAGGAGAAGCTTGAGAGCGAACTCAACGCTTATAGGACAAATCTGATCAAAGAGAGCATTAGGATGGGATACAATGATTTTGGGGATTTCTACTATGCACATGGACAGCTTGGAGAGGCATTTAAGAATTATGTTCGTACACGTGATTATTGCACGACTGCGAAACACATAATCCATATGTGTTTGAATGCGATTCTGGTCAGCATTGAGATGGGCCAGTTCACACATGTTACAAGCTACGTCAGTAAGGCAGAGCAAAGCCAAGATGCTCTAGATGCTATTACAGTTGCAAAACTTCGTTGTGCTGCTGGGTTGGCTCACTTAGAGGCAAAGAAATATAAGCTTGCTGCTCGAAAGTTCCTGGAAGTTGGTCCAGAATTAGGTAACAACTACACTGAAGTTATTGCACCCCAAGATGTTGCTACTTATGGTGGACTCTGTGCGCTTGCAAGTTTTGACCGAGCAGAACTGAAGAGCAAAGTTATTGACAATATAAACTTCAGAAATTTCTTAGAGCTGGTACCCGAGATAAGGGAGCTCATTCATGATTTCTATACAAGTCACTATGCTTCTTGTCTGGAGTATCTAGGGAATCTTAAAGCAAATCTATTGCTCGACATCCATTTGCATGATCATGTCGAGACACTGTATGATCAAATCCGTAGCAAAGCTTTGATACAGTATACCCACCCATTTGTCTCGGTTGATTTGAATATGATGGCTAATGCTTTCAAGACGAGTGTTGCCGGGTTGGAAAAGGAACTTGAATCTTTGATCACTGACAACCAAATTCAGGCTCGAATTGACTCACACAACAAAATTTTGTATGCACGACATGCTGATCAGAGAAATGCAACCTTCCAGAAGGTGCTGCAGACAGGCAAGGAATTCGATCGGGATGTGAGATCAATGCTTTTGAGAGCAAACCTTCTCAAGCATGACTACATTGCTAGAACGTCAAGAAAACATTGA